One genomic segment of Mus pahari unplaced genomic scaffold, PAHARI_EIJ_v1.1 scaffold_11007_1, whole genome shotgun sequence includes these proteins:
- the LOC110315186 gene encoding vomeronasal type-2 receptor 116-like isoform X3: MKQLCALTIFFLLLNFTLILCSLTEPICFWRIKSSEDYDGDLQGDCCFYLLTMDXPIPENYYNIYYDFRTQARKYEFYLVMFLAIDEINKNPYLLSNVSLTFDIISGYCQEPLGKLNLEYTQIDGSMTLVNYVCVGDYTCYIDLTGPSWKPSFKMAIDTWXPKVFFGPFNPNLSDHDRFPYVYLVATKDTHLSHGMVSLMIHFRWTWIGLVISDDDQSIQFLSDLREESLRHGICLAFVNVIPETMQIYMTRAKIYDKQIMSSSAKVVIIYGERNSTLEVSFRRWEDLGVQRIWITTSQWDVTLHKKEFXLDFFHGTITFEHHKAEFDAFRNFMQTMNTSKYPVNISHTILGWNYFNCSMSKNISKMDNFTFNNTLEWTTLHKYDMALSDEGYNLYNAVYAAAHTYHEHILQQVASQEREDPKQYFTECQQLSSLMKTRVFTNPAGELVNMNQKENQCAGYDISLIWNFPQGLGLKVKIGSYFPCFPQNQQLYISEDLEWATGGTSVDMEQCVRCPDDKYANLEQTHCLQXTVSFLAYEDPLGMALGXMALFFSAITILVLVTFVKYKDTPIVKANNRILSYILLISLVFCFLCSLLFIGHPNQATCILQQTTFGTFFTVAVSTVLAKTIXVVMAFKLTTPGGRVRGMLITGAPKLVIPICTLIQLVLCGIWLVTSPPFIDRDIQSEHGKTVILCNKGSVIAFYFVLGYLGSLALGSFAVAFLVRNLPDRFNEAKFLTFSMLVFSSVWITFFPVYHSTRGKVMVVVEVFSILASSAGLLVCIFVPKCYVILIRPDSNFRQNQKGKLLY; the protein is encoded by the exons CAATGGATGNACCTATTCCagaaaattattataatatatattatgattttaG AACACAAGCAAGAAAATATGAGTTTTATCTGGTAATGTTTCTTGCTATTGATGAGATCAACAAGAATCCTTATCTTTTATCCAACGTTTCTTTGACATTTGACATCATTAGTGGTTACTGTCAAGAACCATTGGGAAAACTGAATTTAGAATATACACAGATAGATGGAAGTATGACTTTGGTTAATTACGTCTGTGTAGGAGATTATACATGTTACATAGACCTTACAGGACCATCATGGAAGCCTTCCTTCAAAATGGCAATTGATACNTGGANNCCAAAG GTTTTCTTTGGGCCATTTAATCCTAACCTAAGTGACCATGACCGGTTTCCCTATGTCTATCTGGTAGCCACCAAGGACACACACTTGTCCCATGGCATGGTTTCATTGATGATTCATTTTAGATGGACTTGGATAGGACTGGTTATCTCAGATGATGACCAGAGTATTCAGTTTCTCTCAGATTTAAGAGAAGAAAGCCTAAGACATGGGATTTGCTTAGCTTTTGTGAATGTGATCCCAGAAACNATGCAGATCTACATGACTAGGGCTAAGATATATGATAAACAAATTATGTCATCTTCAGCAAAGGTTGTTATCATTTATGGTGAAAGGAACTCTACTCTAGAAGTCAGCTTTAGAAGATGGGAAGATTTGGGTGTTCAGAGAATCTGGATCACAACCTCACAATGGGATGTCACNTTACATAAAAAAGAATTCANCCTTGATTTCTTCCATGGTACTATCACTTTTGAACATCACAAAGCTGAGTTTGATGCATTTAGGAATTTTATGCAAACAATGAACACTTCCAAATACCCAGTCAATATTTCTCATACTATACTGGGgtggaattattttaattgttcaaTGTCCAAGAACATCAGTAAAATGGATAATTTTACATTCAACAACACATTAGAATGGACAACACTGCACAAATATGACATGGCCCTGAGTGATGAAGGTTACAATTTGTATAATGCTGTTTATGCTGCAGCCCACACCTACCATGAACATATTCTTCAACAAGTTGCATCTCAGGAAAGGGAAGATCCCAAACAATATTTCACTGAATGTCAGCAG CTGTCTTCCTTGATGAAAACCAGGGTATTTACTAACCCTGCTGGAGAACTGGTGAACATGAACCAAAAGGAAAATCAGTGTGCAGGATATGACATTTCCCTCATTTGGAATTTTCCACAAGGCCTtggattaaaagtgaaaataggaaGCTATTTTCCTTGTTTCCCACAGAACCAACAACTTTATATATCTGAAGATTTAGAATGGGCTACAGGAGGAACTTCcgtgg ATATGGAACAGTGTGTGAGGTGTCCAGATGATAAATATGCCAACTTAGAGCAAACCCACTGCCTTCAAAGNACTGTGTCATTTCTGGCTTATGAAGATCCACTGGGGATGGCTCTAGGAANCATGGCCCTGTTCTTCTCAGCCATCACAATTCTAGTACTAGTCACATTTGTGAAGTACAAAGATACTCCCATTGTGAAGGCCAATAACCGCATTCTCAGTTACATCCTGCTCATCTCTCTagtcttctgctttctctgctcaTTGCTCTTCATTGGACATCCCAACCAGGCCACCTGCATCCTGCAGCAGACCACGTTTGGAACATTTTTCACTGTGGCTGTCTCNACAGTGTTGGCCAAAACAATAANTGTGGTCATGGCTTTCAAGCTCACTACTCCAGGAGGAAGGGTGAGAGGGATGTTGATAACAGGGGCACCTAAGTTGGTCATTCCCATTTGTACCCTGATCCAACTTGTTCTCTGTGGAATCTGGTTGGTAACATCTCCTCCCTTTATTGACAGAGATATACAATCTGAACATGGGAAGACTGTCATTCTTTGCAACAAAGGCTCTGTCATTGCCTTCTACTTCGTCCTTGGATATTTGGGCTCCTTGGCTCTGGGGAGCTTTGCTGTGGCTTTCTTGGTTAGGAACCTTCCTGACAGATTCAATGAGGCCAAGTTCCTAACTTTCAGCATGCTGGTGTTCAGCAGTGTCTGGATCACCTTCTTCCCTGTTTACCACAGCACCAGGGGGAAGGTCATGGTGGTTGTGGAGGTNTTCTCCATCTTGGCTTCTAGTGCAGGGTTGCTAGTGTGCATCTTTGTCCCAAAGtgttatgttattttaattagacCAGATTCAAATTTTAGACAGAACCAAAAAGGTAAATTGCTTTATTGA
- the LOC110315186 gene encoding vomeronasal type-2 receptor 116-like isoform X1: MKQLCALTIFFLLLNFTLILCSLTEPICFWRIKSSEDYDGDLQGDCCFYLLTMDXPIPENYYNIYYDFRTQARKYEFYLVMFLAIDEINKNPYLLSNVSLTFDIISGYCQEPLGKLNLEYTQIDGSMTLVNYVCVGDYTCYIDLTGPSWKPSFKMAIDTWXPKVFFGPFNPNLSDHDRFPYVYLVATKDTHLSHGMVSLMIHFRWTWIGLVISDDDQSIQFLSDLREESLRHGICLAFVNVIPETMQIYMTRAKIYDKQIMSSSAKVVIIYGERNSTLEVSFRRWEDLGVQRIWITTSQWDVTLHKKEFXLDFFHGTITFEHHKAEFDAFRNFMQTMNTSKYPVNISHTILGWNYFNCSMSKNISKMDNFTFNNTLEWTTLHKYDMALSDEGYNLYNAVYAAAHTYHEHILQQVASQEREDPKQYFTECQQLSSLMKTRVFTNPAGELVNMNQKENQCAGYDISLIWNFPQGLGLKVKIGSYFPCFPQNQQLYISEDLEWATGGTSVGIFIFSGYLNFKVRVTEEIVLSDCCFDCIQCPENEVSNETADMEQCVRCPDDKYANLEQTHCLQXTVSFLAYEDPLGMALGXMALFFSAITILVLVTFVKYKDTPIVKANNRILSYILLISLVFCFLCSLLFIGHPNQATCILQQTTFGTFFTVAVSTVLAKTIXVVMAFKLTTPGGRVRGMLITGAPKLVIPICTLIQLVLCGIWLVTSPPFIDRDIQSEHGKTVILCNKGSVIAFYFVLGYLGSLALGSFAVAFLVRNLPDRFNEAKFLTFSMLVFSSVWITFFPVYHSTRGKVMVVVEVFSILASSAGLLVCIFVPKCYVILIRPDSNFRQNQKGKLLY; encoded by the exons CAATGGATGNACCTATTCCagaaaattattataatatatattatgattttaG AACACAAGCAAGAAAATATGAGTTTTATCTGGTAATGTTTCTTGCTATTGATGAGATCAACAAGAATCCTTATCTTTTATCCAACGTTTCTTTGACATTTGACATCATTAGTGGTTACTGTCAAGAACCATTGGGAAAACTGAATTTAGAATATACACAGATAGATGGAAGTATGACTTTGGTTAATTACGTCTGTGTAGGAGATTATACATGTTACATAGACCTTACAGGACCATCATGGAAGCCTTCCTTCAAAATGGCAATTGATACNTGGANNCCAAAG GTTTTCTTTGGGCCATTTAATCCTAACCTAAGTGACCATGACCGGTTTCCCTATGTCTATCTGGTAGCCACCAAGGACACACACTTGTCCCATGGCATGGTTTCATTGATGATTCATTTTAGATGGACTTGGATAGGACTGGTTATCTCAGATGATGACCAGAGTATTCAGTTTCTCTCAGATTTAAGAGAAGAAAGCCTAAGACATGGGATTTGCTTAGCTTTTGTGAATGTGATCCCAGAAACNATGCAGATCTACATGACTAGGGCTAAGATATATGATAAACAAATTATGTCATCTTCAGCAAAGGTTGTTATCATTTATGGTGAAAGGAACTCTACTCTAGAAGTCAGCTTTAGAAGATGGGAAGATTTGGGTGTTCAGAGAATCTGGATCACAACCTCACAATGGGATGTCACNTTACATAAAAAAGAATTCANCCTTGATTTCTTCCATGGTACTATCACTTTTGAACATCACAAAGCTGAGTTTGATGCATTTAGGAATTTTATGCAAACAATGAACACTTCCAAATACCCAGTCAATATTTCTCATACTATACTGGGgtggaattattttaattgttcaaTGTCCAAGAACATCAGTAAAATGGATAATTTTACATTCAACAACACATTAGAATGGACAACACTGCACAAATATGACATGGCCCTGAGTGATGAAGGTTACAATTTGTATAATGCTGTTTATGCTGCAGCCCACACCTACCATGAACATATTCTTCAACAAGTTGCATCTCAGGAAAGGGAAGATCCCAAACAATATTTCACTGAATGTCAGCAG CTGTCTTCCTTGATGAAAACCAGGGTATTTACTAACCCTGCTGGAGAACTGGTGAACATGAACCAAAAGGAAAATCAGTGTGCAGGATATGACATTTCCCTCATTTGGAATTTTCCACAAGGCCTtggattaaaagtgaaaataggaaGCTATTTTCCTTGTTTCCCACAGAACCAACAACTTTATATATCTGAAGATTTAGAATGGGCTACAGGAGGAACTTCcgtgggtatttttattttttcaggataTCTAAATTTCAAAGTAAGGGTCACTGAAGAAATAGTTTTGT CAGATTGCTGCTTTGATTGTATTCAGTGCCCAGAAAATGAGGTTTCCAATGAAACAG CAGATATGGAACAGTGTGTGAGGTGTCCAGATGATAAATATGCCAACTTAGAGCAAACCCACTGCCTTCAAAGNACTGTGTCATTTCTGGCTTATGAAGATCCACTGGGGATGGCTCTAGGAANCATGGCCCTGTTCTTCTCAGCCATCACAATTCTAGTACTAGTCACATTTGTGAAGTACAAAGATACTCCCATTGTGAAGGCCAATAACCGCATTCTCAGTTACATCCTGCTCATCTCTCTagtcttctgctttctctgctcaTTGCTCTTCATTGGACATCCCAACCAGGCCACCTGCATCCTGCAGCAGACCACGTTTGGAACATTTTTCACTGTGGCTGTCTCNACAGTGTTGGCCAAAACAATAANTGTGGTCATGGCTTTCAAGCTCACTACTCCAGGAGGAAGGGTGAGAGGGATGTTGATAACAGGGGCACCTAAGTTGGTCATTCCCATTTGTACCCTGATCCAACTTGTTCTCTGTGGAATCTGGTTGGTAACATCTCCTCCCTTTATTGACAGAGATATACAATCTGAACATGGGAAGACTGTCATTCTTTGCAACAAAGGCTCTGTCATTGCCTTCTACTTCGTCCTTGGATATTTGGGCTCCTTGGCTCTGGGGAGCTTTGCTGTGGCTTTCTTGGTTAGGAACCTTCCTGACAGATTCAATGAGGCCAAGTTCCTAACTTTCAGCATGCTGGTGTTCAGCAGTGTCTGGATCACCTTCTTCCCTGTTTACCACAGCACCAGGGGGAAGGTCATGGTGGTTGTGGAGGTNTTCTCCATCTTGGCTTCTAGTGCAGGGTTGCTAGTGTGCATCTTTGTCCCAAAGtgttatgttattttaattagacCAGATTCAAATTTTAGACAGAACCAAAAAGGTAAATTGCTTTATTGA
- the LOC110315186 gene encoding vomeronasal type-2 receptor 116-like isoform X2 — protein MKQLCALTIFFLLLNFTLILCSLTEPICFWRIKSSEDYDGDLQGDCCFYLLTMDXPIPENYYNIYYDFRTQARKYEFYLVMFLAIDEINKNPYLLSNVSLTFDIISGYCQEPLGKLNLEYTQIDGSMTLVNYVCVGDYTCYIDLTGPSWKPSFKMAIDTWXPKVFFGPFNPNLSDHDRFPYVYLVATKDTHLSHGMVSLMIHFRWTWIGLVISDDDQSIQFLSDLREESLRHGICLAFVNVIPETMQIYMTRAKIYDKQIMSSSAKVVIIYGERNSTLEVSFRRWEDLGVQRIWITTSQWDVTLHKKEFXLDFFHGTITFEHHKAEFDAFRNFMQTMNTSKYPVNISHTILGWNYFNCSMSKNISKMDNFTFNNTLEWTTLHKYDMALSDEGYNLYNAVYAAAHTYHEHILQQVASQEREDPKQYFTECQQLSSLMKTRVFTNPAGELVNMNQKENQCAGYDISLIWNFPQGLGLKVKIGSYFPCFPQNQQLYISEDLEWATGGTSVGIFIFSGYLNFKVRVTEEIVLSDCCFDCIQCPENEVSNETDMEQCVRCPDDKYANLEQTHCLQXTVSFLAYEDPLGMALGXMALFFSAITILVLVTFVKYKDTPIVKANNRILSYILLISLVFCFLCSLLFIGHPNQATCILQQTTFGTFFTVAVSTVLAKTIXVVMAFKLTTPGGRVRGMLITGAPKLVIPICTLIQLVLCGIWLVTSPPFIDRDIQSEHGKTVILCNKGSVIAFYFVLGYLGSLALGSFAVAFLVRNLPDRFNEAKFLTFSMLVFSSVWITFFPVYHSTRGKVMVVVEVFSILASSAGLLVCIFVPKCYVILIRPDSNFRQNQKGKLLY, from the exons CAATGGATGNACCTATTCCagaaaattattataatatatattatgattttaG AACACAAGCAAGAAAATATGAGTTTTATCTGGTAATGTTTCTTGCTATTGATGAGATCAACAAGAATCCTTATCTTTTATCCAACGTTTCTTTGACATTTGACATCATTAGTGGTTACTGTCAAGAACCATTGGGAAAACTGAATTTAGAATATACACAGATAGATGGAAGTATGACTTTGGTTAATTACGTCTGTGTAGGAGATTATACATGTTACATAGACCTTACAGGACCATCATGGAAGCCTTCCTTCAAAATGGCAATTGATACNTGGANNCCAAAG GTTTTCTTTGGGCCATTTAATCCTAACCTAAGTGACCATGACCGGTTTCCCTATGTCTATCTGGTAGCCACCAAGGACACACACTTGTCCCATGGCATGGTTTCATTGATGATTCATTTTAGATGGACTTGGATAGGACTGGTTATCTCAGATGATGACCAGAGTATTCAGTTTCTCTCAGATTTAAGAGAAGAAAGCCTAAGACATGGGATTTGCTTAGCTTTTGTGAATGTGATCCCAGAAACNATGCAGATCTACATGACTAGGGCTAAGATATATGATAAACAAATTATGTCATCTTCAGCAAAGGTTGTTATCATTTATGGTGAAAGGAACTCTACTCTAGAAGTCAGCTTTAGAAGATGGGAAGATTTGGGTGTTCAGAGAATCTGGATCACAACCTCACAATGGGATGTCACNTTACATAAAAAAGAATTCANCCTTGATTTCTTCCATGGTACTATCACTTTTGAACATCACAAAGCTGAGTTTGATGCATTTAGGAATTTTATGCAAACAATGAACACTTCCAAATACCCAGTCAATATTTCTCATACTATACTGGGgtggaattattttaattgttcaaTGTCCAAGAACATCAGTAAAATGGATAATTTTACATTCAACAACACATTAGAATGGACAACACTGCACAAATATGACATGGCCCTGAGTGATGAAGGTTACAATTTGTATAATGCTGTTTATGCTGCAGCCCACACCTACCATGAACATATTCTTCAACAAGTTGCATCTCAGGAAAGGGAAGATCCCAAACAATATTTCACTGAATGTCAGCAG CTGTCTTCCTTGATGAAAACCAGGGTATTTACTAACCCTGCTGGAGAACTGGTGAACATGAACCAAAAGGAAAATCAGTGTGCAGGATATGACATTTCCCTCATTTGGAATTTTCCACAAGGCCTtggattaaaagtgaaaataggaaGCTATTTTCCTTGTTTCCCACAGAACCAACAACTTTATATATCTGAAGATTTAGAATGGGCTACAGGAGGAACTTCcgtgggtatttttattttttcaggataTCTAAATTTCAAAGTAAGGGTCACTGAAGAAATAGTTTTGT CAGATTGCTGCTTTGATTGTATTCAGTGCCCAGAAAATGAGGTTTCCAATGAAACAG ATATGGAACAGTGTGTGAGGTGTCCAGATGATAAATATGCCAACTTAGAGCAAACCCACTGCCTTCAAAGNACTGTGTCATTTCTGGCTTATGAAGATCCACTGGGGATGGCTCTAGGAANCATGGCCCTGTTCTTCTCAGCCATCACAATTCTAGTACTAGTCACATTTGTGAAGTACAAAGATACTCCCATTGTGAAGGCCAATAACCGCATTCTCAGTTACATCCTGCTCATCTCTCTagtcttctgctttctctgctcaTTGCTCTTCATTGGACATCCCAACCAGGCCACCTGCATCCTGCAGCAGACCACGTTTGGAACATTTTTCACTGTGGCTGTCTCNACAGTGTTGGCCAAAACAATAANTGTGGTCATGGCTTTCAAGCTCACTACTCCAGGAGGAAGGGTGAGAGGGATGTTGATAACAGGGGCACCTAAGTTGGTCATTCCCATTTGTACCCTGATCCAACTTGTTCTCTGTGGAATCTGGTTGGTAACATCTCCTCCCTTTATTGACAGAGATATACAATCTGAACATGGGAAGACTGTCATTCTTTGCAACAAAGGCTCTGTCATTGCCTTCTACTTCGTCCTTGGATATTTGGGCTCCTTGGCTCTGGGGAGCTTTGCTGTGGCTTTCTTGGTTAGGAACCTTCCTGACAGATTCAATGAGGCCAAGTTCCTAACTTTCAGCATGCTGGTGTTCAGCAGTGTCTGGATCACCTTCTTCCCTGTTTACCACAGCACCAGGGGGAAGGTCATGGTGGTTGTGGAGGTNTTCTCCATCTTGGCTTCTAGTGCAGGGTTGCTAGTGTGCATCTTTGTCCCAAAGtgttatgttattttaattagacCAGATTCAAATTTTAGACAGAACCAAAAAGGTAAATTGCTTTATTGA